One Dioscorea cayenensis subsp. rotundata cultivar TDr96_F1 chromosome 15, TDr96_F1_v2_PseudoChromosome.rev07_lg8_w22 25.fasta, whole genome shotgun sequence genomic region harbors:
- the LOC120277996 gene encoding uncharacterized protein LOC120277996 has product MHLSLWKPISYCAAMILEKKNKDKDFSEFHEESKKKKQKPSILAHLQEIKIREALDEASEDGSLFKSQDLGSQAIAPGKVLAQKEFLCATAEFSSMSFSSEDSIPDLQESYKRFLTIYPKFKASEKVDKLRYDEYYHLSEAGAKVCLDYCGFGLFSYLQSFQNYESSAFGLSEITAANLSNHALFGGAEDGTVEHDIKARIMNYLNIPENEYGLVFTVSRGSAFKLLASSYPFHTNKKLLTMFDHESQSVHWMAQSAKEKGAKIYNAWFRWPTLRLCSTELRRQLSSNKKRRKKDSATGLFVFPVQSRVTGAKYSYQWMALAQQNNWHVLLDAGALGPKDMDSLGLSLFRPDFIITSFYRVFGSDPTGFGCLVIKKSVMASMQNKNGSTGSGMVRIVPVFPQYLGDSLDGLDDFSVNEDEEVDGNEDVSVTDTKQGSQLPAFSGVFTSAQVRDVFETEVDQDNSSDRDGASTIFEEAESVSVGDVMKSPVSSEDELSENSLWIDLGQSPIQSENSSQLNKGDNGSPLSTSLSNGSETKYHKRTSPRVGAKMLDNPVYDGRIFSFDAAVLSASQELPKCKQNCATKIEEDAEFTNSIVGCQNGSESVMEMKESAIRRETESDFRLLGRRDVNRRFYGIEENDHLATMSRRVSFILEDNKPGGRLSRNLDAGKLVDNNSISDGDDDDDDDTEEWNRKEPEIVCRHLDHVNMMGLNKTTLRLRYLVNWLVTSLLQLHLQDSEGKNGLPLVHIYGPKIKYERGAAVAFNIKDKNGTVINPEIVQRLAEKDGIALGISFLGHIKIMENNGKQLNGAVDIGENVWCRPIKNGRHDTKHAVIRVEVVTASLGYLTNFEDVYRMWAFAAKFLDPAFVETAGLSSVLETSEAAGLSTVLETSEI; this is encoded by the coding sequence ATGCATCTGTCTCTATGGAAGCCTATATCTTACTGTGCAGCCATGATCctggagaagaagaacaaggacaaggatTTCTCTGAGTTCCATGAAGaatccaagaagaagaagcagaagccATCAATCTTGGCACATCTTCAAGAAATCAAAATAAGGGAAGCTCTTGATGAGGCTTCTGAAGATGGGTCTTTGTTCAAGTCCCAGGATTTGGGTTCTCAAGCCATTGCCCCTGGTAAGGTTCTTGCTCAGAAGGAGTTCCTTTGTGCCACTGCTGAGTTCTCAAGCATGAGCTTCAGCTCAGAAGACTCCATCCCTGACCTTCAAGAGTCCTACAAAAGGTTCCTCACAATCTACCCAAAGTTCAAAGCTTCAGAGAAGGTTGACAAGCTTCGTTATGATGAGTATTATCACCTTTCAGAGGCTGGTGCTAAGGTATGCCTTGATTACTGTGGTTTCGGCTTGTTTTCTTACCTTCAGAGCTTTCAAAACTATGAATCTTCGGCTTTCGGTCTTTCGGAGATAACTGCTGCTAATCTTAGTAACCATGCTCTCTTTGGTGGTGCTGAAGATGGAACTGTTGAGCATGATATCAAAGCTAGAATCATGAATTATCTGAACATTCCTGAGAATGAGTATGGTCTTGTGTTTACTGTCAGTAGAGGTTCTGCATTTAAATTGCTTGCTAGTTCTTATCCATTTCATACAAACAAGAAGTTGTTGACAATGTTTGATCATGAGAGTCAGTCTGTGCATTGGATGGCTCAGAGTGCGAAGGAGAAGGGGGCGAAGATTTATAATGCTTGGTTTAGATGGCCTACACTCAGACTTTGTTCGACTGAGCTGAGGCGGCAGTTGTCTTCGAAtaagaagaggaggaagaaggaTTCGGCCACCGGGCTTTTCGTGTTTCCTGTTCAGTCTCGTGTTACTGGTGCGAAGTATTCGTATCAGTGGATGGCATTGGCGCAGCAGAACAATTGGCATGTGTTGCTTGATGCAGGTGCATTGGGTCCTAAAGACATGGATTCGCTCGGGTTGTCCCTTTTTCGGCCTGATTTCATTATAACATCGTTCTACCGAGTGTTCGGTTCTGATCCTACTGGTTTTGGGTGtcttgttataaaaaaatcagtGATGGCAAGCATGCAAAACAAAAATGGTAGCACTGGATCAGGAATGGTAAGAATTGTTCCTGTGTTTCCTCAGTATCTAGGTGACTCATTGGATGGTCTAGATGATTTCAGTgtcaatgaagatgaagaagttgATGGAAATGAAGATGTATCAGTGACCGATACGAAGCAAGGTTCTCAATTGCCTGCGTTCTCTGGTGTATTCACATCAGCTCAAGTTCGTGATGTGTTTGAGACTGAAGTCGATCAAGATAACAGCTCTGATAGGGATGGAGCAAGTACAATCTTCGAGGAAGCTGAGAGTGTTTCAGTTGGGGATGTGATGAAGAGCCCGGTTTCCAGTGAGGATGAGCTATCGGAAAATTCTTTATGGATCGATTTGGGTCAGAGTCCAATTCAGTCAGAAAACTCCAGCCAGCTGAACAAAGGTGATAACGGTTCACCTTTATCAACCTCATTGTCTAATGGAAGTGAAACTAAGTATCACAAGCGAACATCACCAAGAGTTGGAGCTAAGATGTTGGACAATCCTGTTTATGATGGtcgtattttttcttttgatgctgCTGTCTTGTCTGCATCGCAAGAGCTACCGAAATGCAAGCAAAATTGTGCCACCAAGATTGAGGAAGATGCGGAATTCACTAATTCTATTGTCGGGTGTCAAAATGGTTCGGAAAGTGTAATGGAGATGAAGGAAAGCGCAATAAGAAGGGAAACCGAAAGCGATTTCAGGTTGTTAGGAAGAAGAGATGTAAATAGAAGATTCTATGGCATCGAAGAGAATGATCATCTTGCGACCATGAGTAGAAGAGTTTCTTTCATTTTGGAGGACAATAAACCTGGTGGAAGACTGAGCCGGAATTTAGATGCGGGAAAGTTAGTCGATAACAATAGCATCagtgatggagatgatgatgatgatgatgacactGAAGAATGGAACAGAAAAGAGCCGGAGATTGTTTGCAGACATCTTGATCATGTGAACATGATGGGTCTAAACAAAACCACACTACGGCTGCGATATCTAGTGAATTGGCTAGTAACCTCATTGCTGCAGTTGCACTTACAAGATTCAGAAGGCAAGAATGGTTTGCCTCTAGTCCACATTTATGGTCCGAAGATCAAATATGAAAGAGGTGCAGCTGTGGCATTCAATATAAAGGATAAAAACGGCACGGTGATTAACCCGGAAATTGTACAAAGACTTGCTGAGAAGGATGGCATTGCTTTGGGAATCAGCTTTCTTGGTCATATAAAAATCATGGAAAACAATGGCAAACAACTGAATGGAGCAGTGGACATCGGTGAGAATGTTTGGTGTAGACCAAtaaaaaatggccgtcatgatACTAAGCATGCTGTGATCAGAGTGGAGGTTGTCACTGCCTCATTAGGCTACCTCACAAATTTTGAAGATGTGTACAGAATGTGGGCATTTGCTGCTAAGTTTCTCGATCCTGCATTTGTCGAAACTGCAGGACTATCTAGTGTTTTAGAGACTTCAGAAGCTGCAGGACTATCTACTGTTTTAGAGACTTCAGAAATCTAG